GGCCTCCACCTGAACAAATAATTGAACTGTTACaaaattttgatacataaaaaagggaaatttgacaaaatggCATAAAAGACCATTATATGCgctgtttaatttaattatgcaTAActctttcaaaatattctaatgaaATTATCCCATCGCGTAATGCGAAGGGTATAATTGTCTCGCTAAGGAAaaatttgtgaaaattttataataatcgTGCTATTTACGTGACGATCGtgcccttcgcgttacgcgacaAAGTAATTTGACTGGTTTTCTTTTCGCGTGACAATCTGCTCATCGCATAATGCGACATGTTATTTTTGCAATTAAATTTATGGACTGTTacgtcatttcgtcaaatttcccataaAAAACAATAAGTTTACACcaaaaaaaaagtctaaaaaATCTGAACCATTTTTTGTATCCGTCTTCCCTCACAACGAtacagtagagagagaaaaagatgaAGCAAGGACTCATCCATGGTGCAGCAGCACTTGCAGCTCTGTCAATCTTTGTAGCTTTCAATTTTAACCATTTACTCGCTCCACCCATCATCCCTCAATCTCAAAATTTCCTTCACAAAGCAGAGATTAATCATCTCATCGGAGCTTTCGGGCCTGAGAGCCTCGCTTTTGACGCCAACGGCGACGGTCCTTACACCGGAGTTGCAGACGGAAGAATCCTCAAATGGGTCGGAGCCGAACGTCGTTGGATTGACTTTGCTGTCACATCTTCTCACAGGTAATTAATTGTAGATATGAGTGAGTGCTTTAGGGTTTGTTTATTGATGAACTTTTCTGATGTAGGGAGAATTGCACCCGTCCATTTGCACTGGATATGGAACACATCTGTGGCAGACCATTGGGTTTGCGATTTGATCGGAAAACTGGCGATTTATACATAGCAGATGCTTATCTCGGCCTTCATGTTGTTGGATCAAATGGAGGTCTTGCATCCAAGCTGGTTACTGAATTTGAAGGAAATCCCCTTGTTTTCACCAATTATATAGACATTGATGAAGATGAGAATGTTCTTTACTTCTCTGATTCAAGCACAATCTTCCAAAGGAGGTAATCAATCAAGTATTCTTTTCAAACATGTTTTCAGCTTGATATTTAACAGAAAAAATTTACAATTCATGACAAACACAGGCAATTCATGGCATCGGTTCTTAGCGGAGACAGAACAGGGAGATTGATGAAATACGACAGATCAACTAAGGAAGTAACTGTTTTACTCAAAGGGCTTGCATTTGCCAATGGGGTGGCGTTGAGCAAAGACAGATCATTTGTTCTGATAGCTGAAACTAGTACATGTAGAATCCATCGTTTATGGCTGAAAGGTTCGAAAACAGGGCAATCTGAATTATTTTCAGAGCTGCCTGGATTTCCAGATAACATAAGGAGGAACTCGGAAGGGGAATTCTGGGTGGCTCTTCATTCGAAGAAAGGGCCAATTTCGCACACAATTGTTGC
This genomic interval from Impatiens glandulifera unplaced genomic scaffold, dImpGla2.1, whole genome shotgun sequence contains the following:
- the LOC124918553 gene encoding protein STRICTOSIDINE SYNTHASE-LIKE 10-like, with product MKQGLIHGAAALAALSIFVAFNFNHLLAPPIIPQSQNFLHKAEINHLIGAFGPESLAFDANGDGPYTGVADGRILKWVGAERRWIDFAVTSSHRENCTRPFALDMEHICGRPLGLRFDRKTGDLYIADAYLGLHVVGSNGGLASKLVTEFEGNPLVFTNYIDIDEDENVLYFSDSSTIFQRRQFMASVLSGDRTGRLMKYDRSTKEVTVLLKGLAFANGVALSKDRSFVLIAETSTCRIHRLWLKGSKTGQSELFSELPGFPDNIRRNSEGEFWVALHSKKGPISHTIVANPWIGKIVLRLPINFKQLHYLLVGGKPHATVIKLNENGEIVKVLEDCEGKSLKFISEAEEKDGKLWLGSVLTPSIGVYSL